Proteins from a single region of Acidovorax sp. NCPPB 3576:
- a CDS encoding alkene reductase, protein MTTLFDPVQAGDLHLANRIAMAPLTRNRSPDAIPKDITATYYAQRATAGLLITEATAISHQGQGYADVPGLYGTEQLEGWKRVTEAVHARGGKIVTQLWHVGRISHNDLQPDGGKPVAPSAITAQSKTYLVDRTTGKGQFVPTSEPRALDAGELPGIVHAYAAAARNAVETAGFDGVEIHGANGYLLDQFLKTGANQRTDDYGGSIENRARLLLEATRAAVDAIGGGKVGIRLSPVTPANDIADADPQPLFDYVIRQLAPLGLAYIHVIEGATGGPREVQGRPFDYAALKAAYREAGGKGAWMVNNAYDGALASQAVASGDANIVAFGKAFISNPDLVERLRQNAPLNAWDQSTFYGGGEKGYTDYPTLAEKAA, encoded by the coding sequence ATGACGACTCTCTTCGATCCGGTCCAGGCCGGCGATCTGCACCTGGCCAACCGCATTGCCATGGCGCCGCTCACGCGCAACCGCTCGCCCGACGCCATTCCGAAGGACATCACGGCCACCTACTATGCCCAGCGCGCCACCGCCGGCCTGCTCATCACCGAGGCCACCGCCATCAGCCACCAGGGCCAGGGCTACGCCGACGTGCCCGGCCTGTACGGCACCGAGCAGCTCGAGGGCTGGAAGCGCGTGACCGAGGCCGTGCATGCACGCGGCGGCAAGATCGTCACCCAGCTGTGGCACGTGGGCCGCATCTCGCACAACGACCTGCAGCCGGACGGCGGCAAGCCCGTGGCACCATCGGCCATCACCGCCCAATCCAAGACCTACCTGGTGGACCGCACGACGGGCAAGGGCCAGTTCGTACCCACCTCCGAGCCGCGCGCGCTGGATGCGGGCGAGCTGCCCGGCATCGTGCACGCGTACGCCGCCGCCGCGCGCAATGCGGTCGAGACAGCGGGCTTCGACGGTGTGGAGATCCATGGCGCCAACGGCTACCTGCTGGACCAGTTCCTCAAGACCGGCGCCAACCAGCGCACCGACGACTACGGCGGCAGCATCGAAAACCGCGCCCGCCTGCTGCTGGAGGCCACGCGCGCCGCGGTGGACGCCATCGGCGGCGGCAAGGTGGGCATCCGCCTGTCGCCCGTGACGCCGGCCAACGACATCGCCGATGCCGACCCGCAGCCCCTGTTCGACTACGTGATCCGCCAGCTCGCTCCGCTGGGCCTGGCCTACATCCACGTGATCGAAGGCGCCACCGGCGGCCCGCGCGAAGTGCAAGGACGCCCCTTCGACTACGCCGCGCTCAAGGCCGCCTACCGCGAAGCCGGCGGCAAGGGCGCGTGGATGGTGAACAACGCCTACGACGGCGCCCTCGCCAGCCAGGCGGTGGCCAGCGGCGATGCCAACATCGTCGCCTTCGGCAAGGCCTTCATCTCCAACCCGGACCTGGTCGAGCGCCTGCGCCAGAACGCGCCGCTCAACGCATGGGACCAGAGCACGTTCTACGGCGGCGGCGAAAAGGGCTACACCGACTACCCCACGCTGGCCGAAAAGGCCGCCTGA
- a CDS encoding NIPSNAP family protein, with amino-acid sequence MVTCYLRYVIDPRQLAEFEHYGKLWIPLVEKFGGQHHGYFLPSEGANNIALALFTFPSLAAYETYRAQSMQDPECLAAFRYAQETRCILSYERSFFRPVFE; translated from the coding sequence ATGGTCACCTGCTACCTGCGCTACGTCATCGATCCCCGCCAGCTCGCCGAATTCGAGCACTACGGCAAGCTCTGGATCCCGCTGGTGGAAAAATTCGGCGGCCAGCACCACGGCTATTTCCTGCCGTCGGAAGGGGCGAACAACATCGCGCTGGCGCTGTTCACCTTTCCCTCGCTGGCGGCTTACGAAACCTACCGCGCGCAGTCGATGCAGGACCCGGAATGCCTCGCCGCCTTCCGCTACGCACAGGAAACGCGCTGCATCCTGAGCTACGAGCGCAGCTTCTTCCGGCCCGTTTTCGAATGA
- a CDS encoding efflux RND transporter periplasmic adaptor subunit: MVHPALTLPRLTTCGLLALALGGGALLQGCSKAAEATAAPEAAPPIAQSGQLRFPPGHPQLALLAVAPARASKELAVDLPARLVWNEERTQRVYPAFAGRVTAIRADLGQAVKAGAPLALLASPDFGQAQADTAKARADQSFAQQGLRRQRELFEAGIVARKDLEQAEADAARAQAEVARAAARTSLYGGGNAVNQQLALTAGMAGVVVERNLNPGQEVRPDQSGPGNPALFVVTDPASLWVQIDAREGDLASLRPGDSFTLQVPAYPDATFTGRVMATADAIDPGTRTLKVRGVVPNTDRRLKAEMLATVHVQESRDSGVVIPAAAVTLSGAVHTVYVQREAGVFEPRTVTLGHEGPKDVVVTAGLQAGDKVVTQNVLLLARQFQLAEQDGAPQKAAP; the protein is encoded by the coding sequence ATGGTGCACCCTGCCCTCACCCTACCGCGCCTGACCACCTGCGGCCTGCTCGCCCTCGCCCTGGGCGGCGGCGCGCTGCTGCAAGGCTGCAGCAAGGCCGCCGAAGCCACTGCGGCGCCGGAAGCCGCGCCGCCCATCGCCCAGTCCGGGCAATTGCGCTTTCCGCCCGGCCACCCGCAACTGGCGCTGCTGGCCGTGGCCCCCGCGCGGGCCAGCAAGGAGCTGGCGGTGGACCTGCCCGCGCGCCTGGTGTGGAACGAAGAGCGCACCCAGCGCGTGTACCCGGCCTTCGCCGGCCGCGTGACGGCCATCCGCGCCGACCTGGGCCAGGCAGTCAAGGCCGGGGCGCCGCTGGCGCTGCTGGCCTCGCCCGACTTCGGCCAGGCCCAGGCGGATACGGCCAAGGCCCGCGCCGACCAGTCGTTCGCCCAGCAGGGCCTGCGCCGCCAGCGCGAGCTGTTCGAGGCCGGCATCGTGGCCCGCAAGGACCTGGAGCAGGCCGAGGCCGACGCCGCCCGCGCCCAGGCCGAAGTGGCCCGCGCCGCGGCGCGCACCAGCCTCTACGGCGGCGGCAACGCCGTGAACCAGCAGCTCGCGCTCACGGCCGGCATGGCGGGCGTGGTGGTGGAGCGCAACCTCAACCCCGGCCAGGAGGTGCGGCCCGACCAGTCCGGCCCCGGCAACCCGGCGCTGTTCGTGGTGACCGACCCGGCCTCGCTGTGGGTGCAGATCGACGCGCGCGAGGGCGACCTGGCCTCGCTGCGGCCCGGCGACAGCTTCACGCTGCAGGTGCCCGCCTACCCCGACGCCACCTTCACCGGCCGCGTGATGGCCACTGCCGACGCCATCGACCCCGGCACGCGCACGCTCAAGGTGCGCGGCGTGGTGCCCAACACCGACCGGCGCCTGAAGGCCGAAATGCTGGCCACCGTGCACGTGCAGGAAAGCCGTGACAGCGGCGTCGTCATCCCGGCCGCCGCCGTCACGCTCAGCGGGGCCGTGCACACGGTGTACGTGCAGCGCGAGGCCGGCGTGTTCGAGCCGCGCACCGTCACGCTGGGCCACGAGGGGCCGAAGGACGTGGTGGTCACCGCCGGCCTGCAGGCGGGCGACAAGGTCGTCACGCAGAACGTGCTGCTGCTGGCGCGGCAATTCCAGCTGGCCGAGCAGGACGGCGCACCCCAGAAGGCCGCGCCATGA
- a CDS encoding response regulator transcription factor, producing the protein MRILVVEDDDVLRGVMLRSLTDAGHRVDAAASVAEAHHFWSVQPFDAVLLDLNLPQGGSPGSALTSAVASGLTVLRAARARGDRTPVLVLTARDRTEERIAGLDAGADDYLGKPFDLAEVEARLRALARRTLGADDRAAVGALVLDRRARRFTLHAAPVELPAREFEVLWELMTPPGRVVSKRTLSDKLSDFDEALGDNALEAFISRLRKKLQGSGAGIRTLRGLGYMVEPEAGGPGAP; encoded by the coding sequence ATGCGAATCCTGGTCGTGGAAGACGATGACGTGCTGCGCGGCGTGATGCTGCGCAGCCTGACCGATGCGGGCCACCGCGTGGATGCTGCCGCCAGCGTGGCCGAGGCGCACCACTTCTGGAGCGTGCAGCCCTTCGATGCCGTGCTGCTGGACCTGAACCTGCCGCAGGGCGGCTCGCCGGGCAGTGCCCTCACCAGCGCAGTGGCCAGCGGCCTCACGGTGCTGCGCGCGGCACGCGCCCGGGGCGACCGCACGCCGGTGCTGGTGCTCACCGCGCGCGACCGCACCGAGGAGCGCATCGCCGGCCTGGATGCCGGCGCCGACGACTACCTGGGCAAGCCCTTCGATCTGGCCGAGGTGGAGGCCCGCCTGCGCGCCCTGGCCCGGCGCACGCTGGGCGCGGACGACCGCGCCGCCGTCGGCGCCCTGGTGCTGGACCGCCGGGCGCGCCGCTTCACCTTGCACGCTGCACCCGTCGAACTGCCCGCGCGCGAATTCGAGGTGCTGTGGGAGCTGATGACGCCGCCCGGGCGCGTGGTGAGCAAGCGCACCCTGTCCGACAAGCTCTCCGACTTCGACGAGGCCCTGGGCGACAACGCGCTGGAGGCGTTCATCTCCCGCCTGCGCAAGAAGCTGCAGGGCAGCGGGGCGGGCATCCGCACGCTGCGCGGACTGGGCTACATGGTGGAGCCCGAGGCGGGCGGGCCCGGCGCGCCATGA
- a CDS encoding efflux RND transporter permease subunit, with amino-acid sequence MKRLIHYALHQPLFIVLGVLLFAMAGVIAFKNLSVEAFPDVTDTQVTIIALYPGRAAEEVEKQVTLPIEVALSGLPNAIRVFSHTQFGLSFTVVTYDDNANVNLVRQQVGERLRGVDLPPGVEADIAPNATPVGEIMRYRVKGDGHSTTDLRTIEDWTVERALRQVPGVADVVAMGGSIKQYEVQPDLDKLRAYKLTFQNLLDALGRGNANAGGSYVAQGAQQYAIRGIGLLQSSEDIGRIVVAAHGGTPVLIRDVAQVKVGAVPRLGTVGQDDDDDVVTGIVVMRKGENASVVLKNVKDKIADLNARSLPPGVQIVPFYDRTWLMDKTLTTVFRNLVEGALLVSLVLYLFLSNLRASLAVVVVIPLSLLATFMGLKVMGVPANLLSLGAMDFGIIVDGAVIVIENIMHRLAERGEDMDDRDRRDTIIEAAGEVGRPTLFSMLIIIAAHIPIFALQRHEGRIFQPMALSVTTALIGSLIFSLTLVPLLAYWMLRRKLPHGDNRLVRAAKRAYAPVLEWALHRRRTVVVVALAVFGLALVAASRLGSEFLPELDEGTIWVNVRLPASVSNDEAARMLRQVRQALRTVPEVRTTVSKAGQPEDGTDPKTISMAEIFVDVKPAEQWRPGLTHAQLIDEMDRAVSAIPGMEPAFSQPIRDNVLESISQIDGQIVIKVAGDDLVELKRLTQSIESEIRQVPGVYRAEIDRLGDLPQLVIDIDRDRAARYGLNVGDIQDVIEAALAGKATTNLWEGERKFAVAVRMPEDRRALARLPDTPIATPDGGYTTLGSVARIRETSGAMNIAREAGRRTMAIGIFIKDRDMGSVVKDMQTRVEQNVKLPAGYQVNWSGEFENQERAMKRLSVVVPISLLLIFVLLFDAFKSFKMASLILINVPLALIGGFIALWVFGIPLSVSAAIGFIALSGQAVLNGVVMLSVFQQLQAGGMAVVDAVRQGSMQRLRTVLMTALLAMLGLLPMALSHEIGSETQRPLAIVVIGGLVTATLLTLVVLPALYVAWFGPRKASGGEPAPGGEPSKALT; translated from the coding sequence ATGAAGCGGCTCATCCACTACGCGCTGCACCAGCCGCTCTTCATCGTGCTGGGCGTGCTGCTGTTCGCCATGGCGGGCGTGATCGCGTTCAAGAACCTGTCGGTGGAGGCCTTTCCCGATGTGACCGACACGCAGGTCACCATCATCGCGCTGTACCCCGGGCGCGCCGCGGAAGAGGTGGAAAAGCAGGTCACCCTGCCCATCGAGGTGGCGCTGTCGGGCCTGCCCAACGCCATCCGCGTGTTCTCGCACACGCAATTCGGCCTGTCGTTCACCGTGGTCACCTACGACGACAACGCCAACGTGAACCTGGTCCGCCAGCAGGTGGGCGAGCGCCTGCGCGGCGTGGACCTGCCGCCGGGCGTGGAGGCCGACATCGCCCCCAATGCCACGCCCGTGGGCGAAATCATGCGCTACCGCGTCAAGGGCGACGGGCACTCCACCACCGACCTGCGCACCATCGAGGACTGGACCGTGGAACGCGCCCTGCGCCAGGTGCCCGGCGTGGCCGACGTGGTGGCCATGGGCGGCTCGATCAAGCAATACGAAGTGCAGCCCGACCTGGACAAGCTGCGCGCATACAAGCTCACCTTCCAGAACCTGCTGGATGCGCTGGGCCGCGGCAACGCCAATGCGGGCGGCAGCTACGTGGCACAGGGCGCGCAGCAGTACGCCATCCGCGGCATCGGCCTGCTGCAATCGAGCGAGGACATCGGCCGCATCGTGGTCGCCGCGCACGGCGGCACGCCGGTGCTGATCCGCGACGTGGCCCAGGTGAAGGTGGGCGCGGTTCCGCGCCTGGGCACCGTGGGGCAGGACGACGACGACGACGTGGTGACCGGCATCGTGGTCATGCGCAAGGGCGAGAACGCGAGCGTGGTGCTCAAGAACGTCAAGGACAAGATCGCCGACCTGAACGCGCGCAGCCTGCCGCCGGGCGTGCAGATCGTGCCGTTCTACGACCGCACGTGGCTCATGGACAAGACGCTCACCACCGTGTTCCGCAACCTCGTGGAAGGCGCGCTGCTGGTGTCGCTGGTGCTGTACCTGTTTTTGTCCAACCTGCGCGCCAGCCTGGCCGTGGTGGTGGTCATTCCGCTGTCGCTGCTGGCCACGTTCATGGGCCTCAAGGTGATGGGCGTGCCCGCCAACCTGTTGAGCCTGGGGGCCATGGACTTCGGCATCATCGTGGACGGCGCGGTCATCGTGATCGAAAACATCATGCACCGCCTGGCCGAGCGCGGCGAGGACATGGACGACCGCGACCGGCGCGACACCATCATCGAAGCCGCCGGCGAAGTGGGCCGGCCCACGCTGTTTTCGATGCTCATCATCATCGCGGCGCACATCCCGATCTTTGCCCTGCAGCGCCACGAAGGCCGCATCTTCCAGCCCATGGCGCTGTCGGTCACCACGGCGCTCATCGGCTCGCTGATCTTCTCGCTCACCCTGGTGCCGCTGCTGGCCTACTGGATGCTGCGCAGGAAGCTGCCGCACGGCGACAACCGGTTGGTCCGCGCCGCCAAGCGCGCCTACGCGCCGGTGCTGGAATGGGCGCTGCACCGCCGCCGCACGGTGGTCGTGGTGGCGCTGGCCGTGTTCGGCCTGGCGCTGGTGGCCGCATCGCGCCTGGGCTCGGAGTTCCTGCCCGAGCTGGACGAAGGCACCATCTGGGTCAACGTGCGGCTGCCGGCGAGCGTGTCCAACGACGAGGCCGCGCGCATGCTGCGCCAGGTGCGGCAGGCCCTGCGCACCGTGCCCGAGGTGCGCACGACCGTCTCCAAGGCCGGCCAGCCCGAGGACGGCACCGATCCCAAGACCATCTCCATGGCCGAGATCTTCGTGGACGTGAAGCCCGCCGAGCAGTGGCGCCCGGGCCTCACGCACGCCCAGCTCATCGACGAGATGGACCGCGCCGTCTCCGCCATTCCCGGCATGGAACCCGCGTTCTCCCAGCCCATCCGCGACAACGTGCTCGAATCGATCTCGCAGATCGACGGGCAGATCGTCATCAAGGTGGCGGGCGACGACCTGGTGGAACTCAAACGCCTGACCCAGTCGATCGAAAGCGAGATCCGCCAGGTGCCGGGCGTGTACCGCGCCGAGATCGACCGCCTGGGCGACCTACCGCAGCTGGTGATCGACATCGACCGCGACCGCGCGGCGCGCTACGGCCTGAACGTGGGCGACATCCAGGACGTGATCGAAGCCGCGCTCGCCGGCAAGGCCACCACCAACCTGTGGGAGGGCGAACGCAAGTTCGCCGTGGCTGTGCGCATGCCGGAAGACCGCCGCGCGCTCGCACGCCTGCCCGACACGCCCATCGCCACGCCGGACGGCGGCTACACCACGCTGGGCAGCGTGGCGCGCATCCGCGAGACCAGCGGCGCCATGAACATCGCCCGCGAAGCCGGCCGCCGCACCATGGCCATCGGCATCTTCATCAAGGACCGCGACATGGGCTCGGTGGTGAAGGACATGCAGACCCGCGTGGAGCAGAACGTGAAGCTGCCGGCGGGCTACCAGGTCAACTGGTCGGGCGAGTTCGAGAACCAGGAGCGCGCCATGAAACGCCTGTCGGTGGTCGTGCCCATCTCGCTGCTGCTGATCTTCGTGCTGCTGTTCGACGCCTTCAAGTCGTTCAAGATGGCCTCGCTGATCCTCATCAACGTGCCGCTCGCGCTCATCGGCGGGTTCATCGCGCTGTGGGTGTTCGGCATCCCGCTGTCGGTGTCGGCGGCCATCGGCTTCATCGCGCTGTCGGGCCAGGCGGTGCTCAACGGCGTGGTGATGCTGTCGGTGTTCCAGCAACTGCAGGCGGGGGGCATGGCCGTGGTCGATGCCGTGCGCCAGGGCTCCATGCAGCGCCTGCGCACCGTGCTCATGACCGCCTTGCTGGCCATGCTGGGCCTGCTGCCCATGGCGCTGTCGCACGAGATCGGCTCGGAGACGCAGCGGCCCCTGGCCATCGTGGTGATCGGCGGGCTGGTCACGGCCACGCTGCTCACGCTGGTGGTGCTGCCGGCACTGTATGTGGCGTGGTTCGGGCCGCGCAAGGCAAGCGGTGGCGAGCCCGCGCCGGGCGGCGAGCCCTCCAAGGCATTGACCTGA
- a CDS encoding sensor histidine kinase has translation MNAAAPPSPPPAPAQREPRSLQARLLRHVLVPLGLTWLVGTAGSVLLANAFTQRAFDRSLLDDAYAVAANVRAKGDALDFALTSREVKAVLFDQVETVYFAVLRPDGSMLAGNAGGLPVPPPRGDEAYRFSDIQFHGRALRAVRLDVREPLPFEVVTAQTVHSRSAMLRSVLLYSGVSQLLLLVALAVWLRRAIQRDLQPLAAFQQALDRRDARDLAPVPVEASTRDVQHLGAAVNDLLARVAQGVRAQREFAGNVAHELRTPLAGIRALAGYGLAHKDPAVWREQLAGIADSEARASHLVDQLLALALADEARGAMPRQPVALDELARDAVLRFLPRADAAGVDLGATGLDQPVAVQGQPLLIEGVLGNLIDNALRYGRPGAGTRPRVTVEISREATADGREATVLAVVDNGPGLSAAQRTDLLQRWAQGREGERLGQGAGLGLAIVARYAELLGVRLALEPGPQGEGLRVRLVFAG, from the coding sequence ATGAACGCCGCCGCACCCCCCTCGCCCCCGCCGGCACCCGCGCAGCGCGAGCCCCGCTCGCTGCAGGCGCGGCTGCTGCGCCACGTGCTGGTGCCGCTGGGCCTGACGTGGCTGGTGGGCACGGCCGGCTCGGTGCTGCTGGCCAATGCGTTCACCCAGCGCGCGTTCGACCGCTCGCTGCTCGACGATGCCTATGCGGTGGCCGCCAACGTGCGCGCCAAGGGCGATGCGCTCGATTTCGCGCTCACCTCGCGCGAGGTCAAGGCCGTGCTGTTCGATCAGGTGGAGACGGTGTACTTCGCGGTGCTGCGACCCGATGGCTCCATGCTGGCGGGCAATGCCGGCGGCCTGCCCGTGCCGCCGCCGCGCGGCGACGAGGCCTACCGGTTCTCCGACATCCAGTTCCATGGCCGGGCGCTGCGCGCGGTGCGGCTCGATGTGCGCGAGCCCCTGCCGTTCGAGGTCGTCACCGCGCAGACCGTGCACAGCCGCAGCGCCATGCTGCGCAGCGTGCTGCTGTACTCGGGCGTGTCGCAACTGCTGCTGCTGGTGGCGCTGGCCGTGTGGCTGCGCCGCGCCATCCAGCGCGATCTGCAGCCCCTGGCCGCGTTCCAGCAGGCGCTGGACCGGCGCGACGCGCGCGACCTGGCCCCCGTGCCCGTGGAGGCATCCACCCGCGACGTGCAGCACCTGGGCGCCGCGGTGAACGACCTGCTGGCGCGCGTGGCCCAGGGCGTGCGCGCCCAGCGCGAGTTCGCCGGCAACGTGGCGCACGAACTGCGCACCCCGCTGGCGGGCATCCGCGCCCTGGCGGGCTACGGCCTGGCCCACAAGGACCCCGCCGTGTGGCGCGAGCAACTGGCCGGCATTGCCGACAGCGAGGCCCGCGCCAGCCACCTGGTGGACCAGCTGCTCGCGCTGGCCCTGGCCGACGAGGCCCGCGGCGCCATGCCCCGCCAGCCCGTGGCCCTGGACGAGCTGGCGCGCGACGCCGTGCTGCGTTTTTTGCCGCGCGCCGATGCGGCGGGCGTGGACCTGGGCGCCACCGGCCTGGACCAGCCCGTGGCCGTGCAGGGCCAGCCGCTGCTCATCGAAGGGGTGCTGGGCAACCTGATCGACAACGCCCTGCGCTACGGCCGCCCGGGGGCCGGCACGCGGCCCCGCGTGACCGTGGAAATCTCGCGCGAGGCCACGGCCGATGGCCGCGAAGCCACCGTGCTGGCCGTGGTGGACAACGGCCCGGGCCTGTCGGCCGCGCAGCGCACCGACCTGCTGCAGCGCTGGGCCCAGGGCCGCGAGGGCGAGCGCCTGGGGCAGGGCGCTGGCCTGGGGCTCGCCATCGTGGCGCGCTACGCCGAGCTGCTGGGCGTGCGCCTGGCGCTGGAGCCGGGCCCGCAGGGCGAAGGGCTGCGCGTGCGGCTGGTGTTTGCCGGGTGA
- a CDS encoding TolC family protein yields the protein MSIRHPCILLCALACALPGWSQTRASDSPAAPAATAPAAVAAQWTLAQALAAARDNSDVIQSRQALAAARADVLSADHAPLPVFSSKATSMDLQHGLGPGNVLTRKRIDKSVGIDWTWERGNKRELRTQAAQRAADAAQADVEDTQTQQLQAALAAYYDLLAAQERVRETAEIERSMGELARLADRRVKAGDLSAQDAARTRIEAERARADTQAATQLQEQAALALAQVTASSLAVQAGGTDWPALPAQPTAATPGAAPGSGPLDGGGDLGAWAEARADVRAAIARVQSAQAALDNASALRKSDWTVGASVDHYPGTSNRLLEVRVQIPLQWGYQFQGEIGRAQAELTRAQDALDNTRRLALLDLQHLQQAALSAARRAASYDEGVLPRARQVAQSAELAYRKGAMPLTDLLDAQRTLRATALEALSARADYAKAQGAWLLRTQPQTLLGSLP from the coding sequence ATGAGCATACGACACCCCTGCATCCTTCTTTGCGCGCTGGCCTGCGCGCTGCCGGGCTGGAGCCAGACCCGCGCCTCCGACAGCCCGGCGGCGCCGGCCGCCACGGCCCCTGCCGCCGTGGCGGCCCAATGGACGCTGGCGCAGGCCCTGGCCGCCGCCCGCGACAACAGCGACGTGATCCAGTCCCGCCAGGCGCTGGCCGCGGCGCGCGCCGACGTGCTGAGCGCCGACCATGCCCCCTTGCCGGTGTTCAGCTCCAAGGCCACCTCCATGGACCTGCAGCACGGCCTGGGGCCCGGCAACGTGCTCACGCGCAAGCGCATCGACAAGTCGGTGGGCATCGACTGGACCTGGGAGCGCGGCAACAAGCGCGAGCTGCGCACGCAGGCCGCCCAGCGCGCCGCCGATGCGGCCCAGGCGGATGTGGAAGACACGCAGACCCAGCAGCTGCAGGCCGCGCTGGCCGCCTACTACGACCTGCTGGCCGCGCAGGAGCGCGTGCGCGAAACCGCCGAGATCGAGCGCAGCATGGGCGAGCTGGCCCGCCTGGCCGACCGCCGCGTGAAGGCGGGCGACCTGTCCGCGCAGGACGCGGCCCGCACCCGCATCGAGGCCGAGCGCGCCCGCGCCGACACGCAGGCCGCCACGCAGCTGCAGGAGCAGGCCGCGCTGGCGCTGGCGCAGGTCACGGCCAGCAGCCTGGCGGTGCAGGCCGGCGGCACCGACTGGCCCGCCCTGCCCGCCCAGCCCACGGCTGCCACCCCGGGTGCGGCCCCTGGCAGCGGCCCGCTGGACGGCGGCGGCGATCTGGGCGCCTGGGCCGAGGCCCGCGCCGACGTGCGCGCCGCCATCGCCCGCGTGCAGTCCGCCCAGGCGGCGCTGGACAACGCCAGCGCCCTGCGCAAGTCAGACTGGACGGTGGGTGCCTCGGTGGACCACTACCCGGGCACCTCCAACCGCCTGCTGGAAGTGCGCGTGCAGATCCCGCTGCAGTGGGGCTACCAGTTCCAGGGCGAGATCGGCCGCGCCCAAGCCGAGCTGACCCGGGCGCAGGACGCGCTGGACAACACGCGCCGCCTGGCCCTGCTGGACCTGCAGCACCTGCAGCAGGCCGCGCTGAGCGCCGCGCGCCGCGCCGCCAGCTACGACGAAGGCGTGCTGCCCCGCGCCCGCCAGGTGGCGCAGAGCGCCGAGCTGGCCTACCGCAAGGGCGCCATGCCGCTGACCGACCTGCTGGACGCCCAGCGCACCCTGCGCGCCACGGCGCTGGAAGCGCTGTCGGCCCGCGCCGACTACGCCAAGGCGCAGGGCGCATGGCTGCTGCGCACGCAGCCGCAAACCCTGCTGGGCAGCCTGCCCTGA
- a CDS encoding methyl-accepting chemotaxis protein: MNFFSLMRGFSIRVRMLGAIAVVLGLLGLLGGAGMLGMFRIHAMSEEFMANSFSEVGYMAELRGEMGAIRQFEKDMIIQYEKPEGVKQAHTAWLASLDRAKKVAARFLEGPEDPDNALVRDIVKRLDVYREQFGHVARQLEAGGYDTATVANRMSGKAVAEFAEADKLMAQLDTSLRDEVAEVAARQKQVSGETQWLFVLAVLITIVVVVPLTLLNMVSICRPLAEARRMALAIAGGDLSQRVQVDGRDEVADLQRALGDMQQGLGALVSQVRDASGSIATASAEIATGNQDLSGRTEQTASNAQEAVASLAELTTTVQQTASSSQVANQLASSASGIATRGGSVVQQAVASMHEISSSSRKIGDIIGVIDGIAFQTNILALNAAVEAARAGEQGRGFAVVAGEVRSLAQRSAEAAKEIKALISSSVAAVDGGVRHVEDAGAAMKEIVDSVQRVSDIIGEINSASAEQTTGIGQVNGSVGEIDRMTQQNAALVEQSAAAAESLREQAARLSQVVQQFHLADGQAYAAVEGASLARPQLTGG; encoded by the coding sequence ATGAATTTCTTTTCGCTCATGCGGGGTTTTTCCATCCGGGTCCGCATGCTGGGTGCGATCGCCGTGGTGCTGGGTTTGCTCGGATTGCTGGGGGGCGCGGGCATGCTGGGCATGTTCCGCATCCATGCGATGAGCGAGGAGTTCATGGCCAATTCCTTCTCCGAGGTGGGCTACATGGCCGAGCTGCGCGGCGAGATGGGTGCCATCCGCCAGTTCGAGAAGGACATGATCATCCAGTACGAGAAGCCCGAGGGCGTCAAGCAGGCCCACACGGCCTGGCTGGCCAGCCTGGACCGCGCCAAGAAGGTCGCGGCCCGCTTCCTCGAAGGCCCCGAAGACCCGGACAACGCCCTGGTGCGCGACATCGTCAAGCGGCTGGACGTGTACCGCGAGCAGTTCGGGCACGTGGCCCGGCAGTTGGAGGCCGGCGGCTACGACACCGCCACCGTCGCCAACCGCATGAGCGGCAAGGCCGTGGCCGAGTTCGCCGAGGCGGACAAGCTCATGGCCCAGCTCGATACCAGCCTGCGCGACGAGGTGGCCGAGGTCGCGGCCCGGCAAAAGCAGGTGTCCGGCGAGACCCAGTGGCTCTTCGTGCTGGCGGTGCTCATCACCATCGTGGTGGTGGTGCCGCTGACCTTGCTCAACATGGTGTCCATCTGCCGTCCCCTGGCCGAGGCGCGGCGCATGGCCCTGGCGATCGCCGGCGGCGACCTGTCGCAGCGCGTGCAGGTGGATGGCCGCGACGAAGTGGCCGACCTGCAGCGTGCGCTCGGCGACATGCAGCAGGGCCTGGGGGCGCTGGTCTCGCAGGTGCGCGATGCGAGCGGCAGCATCGCCACCGCCAGCGCCGAGATCGCCACCGGCAACCAGGACCTGTCCGGCCGCACCGAGCAGACGGCCAGCAACGCCCAGGAGGCCGTGGCTTCGCTGGCGGAACTCACCACCACGGTGCAGCAGACGGCTTCGTCCTCGCAGGTGGCCAACCAACTGGCGTCGTCCGCATCGGGCATCGCCACGCGCGGCGGCAGCGTGGTGCAGCAGGCCGTGGCCAGCATGCACGAGATCTCCAGCTCCAGCCGCAAGATCGGCGACATCATCGGCGTGATCGACGGCATCGCCTTCCAGACCAACATCCTGGCGCTGAACGCGGCCGTGGAAGCCGCCCGCGCGGGCGAGCAGGGCCGGGGCTTCGCGGTGGTGGCCGGCGAGGTGCGCAGCCTGGCTCAGCGCTCGGCCGAAGCGGCCAAGGAAATCAAGGCGCTGATCAGCTCCAGCGTGGCCGCGGTGGACGGCGGCGTGCGGCATGTCGAGGATGCCGGCGCGGCCATGAAGGAAATCGTGGACAGCGTGCAGCGCGTATCGGACATCATCGGCGAGATCAATTCCGCCTCGGCCGAGCAGACCACGGGCATCGGCCAGGTCAACGGCTCGGTGGGCGAGATCGACCGCATGACGCAGCAGAACGCCGCGCTGGTGGAGCAATCCGCTGCCGCCGCCGAATCGCTGCGCGAGCAGGCCGCGCGCCTGTCGCAGGTGGTGCAGCAGTTCCATCTGGCCGACGGGCAGGCCTACGCAGCAGTGGAAGGCGCCAGCCTGGCGCGGCCGCAGCTCACCGGGGGCTGA